From the Rhodopirellula islandica genome, one window contains:
- a CDS encoding Gfo/Idh/MocA family protein: protein MNAKLNRTTSERQTTSRRDVLRRGATATAALAATVGANQMVHTQAASTDPNRKIKIGIVGAGGRGTGAVNDSLTINDNIELVAIADLDQGNAERLRTGMKRRHADKINVADDRIYSGLDAYKKVLADPDVEVVFLTTSPAFRPFHIAEAVKAGKHVFAEKPSCVDPAGYRICVAAHEEAKKNGTAIVTGTQYRRQSNYMEAVKRIHDGEIGDVIGMTSRYCSNGIWYKNRGEGVSDTQYQLNNWMHFIWLSGDQIAEQAVHNIDLMNWVMQGPPVSAYGSGGRFTRPDDSEMWDSMCIDYLYTDDRPVSFMCRQIPGTTAENGSTVRGTKGFAVIGAGSSGSTFLDRSGKETLKLEGSIADAYRQEHKDLIDSIRSGEPIVELLETANSSLTAVMGRMAAYTGKKVTWDFVANESELDLFPKDLQWDGSRPEPSFAIPGKTKLI from the coding sequence ATGAATGCCAAGCTGAACCGCACCACTTCTGAACGTCAGACCACCAGTCGCCGCGATGTCCTGCGTCGCGGTGCGACCGCCACCGCAGCCCTGGCGGCCACCGTTGGCGCCAACCAAATGGTTCACACCCAAGCCGCGTCCACCGACCCCAATCGCAAAATCAAAATCGGAATCGTCGGTGCCGGAGGACGTGGCACCGGTGCCGTCAACGATTCACTCACGATCAACGACAACATCGAACTGGTCGCAATCGCCGACTTGGACCAAGGCAACGCGGAACGTCTCCGCACAGGAATGAAACGGCGACACGCTGACAAGATCAACGTCGCCGACGACCGCATCTATTCCGGGCTGGACGCCTACAAGAAGGTCTTGGCCGACCCCGATGTGGAAGTCGTTTTCTTGACGACCTCGCCTGCCTTCCGTCCGTTTCATATCGCCGAAGCAGTCAAAGCGGGCAAACACGTCTTCGCTGAAAAACCATCCTGCGTCGATCCCGCTGGCTACCGCATTTGTGTGGCTGCTCACGAAGAAGCCAAGAAGAATGGCACGGCAATCGTCACCGGCACCCAGTACCGTCGCCAAAGCAACTACATGGAAGCGGTCAAACGAATCCATGACGGTGAAATCGGCGACGTCATCGGCATGACCTCACGCTATTGCAGCAACGGCATCTGGTACAAGAACCGTGGCGAAGGCGTCAGCGACACCCAGTACCAACTCAACAACTGGATGCACTTCATCTGGTTGTCCGGTGACCAAATCGCCGAGCAAGCCGTCCACAACATCGACCTGATGAACTGGGTCATGCAAGGCCCACCCGTCAGCGCCTATGGTTCGGGCGGGCGCTTCACTCGTCCCGACGACAGCGAAATGTGGGACAGCATGTGCATCGACTATCTGTACACAGACGATCGCCCCGTCTCGTTCATGTGTCGCCAAATCCCTGGCACAACCGCCGAGAACGGCAGCACCGTTCGCGGAACCAAGGGCTTCGCCGTCATCGGTGCCGGAAGCAGTGGGTCGACCTTCCTGGATCGCAGCGGCAAAGAAACCTTGAAACTGGAAGGCAGCATCGCCGACGCCTACCGTCAAGAACACAAGGACTTGATCGACTCGATTCGGTCCGGTGAACCCATCGTCGAATTGCTCGAAACGGCCAACAGTTCCTTGACTGCCGTGATGGGCCGGATGGCAGCCTACACCGGCAAGAAAGTCACCTGGGACTTTGTGGCCAACGAATCGGAACTGGATCTGTTCCCCAAAGACTTGCAATGGGACGGCAGCCGCCCCGAGCCAAGCTTCGCCATCCCTGGCAAAACCAAACTCATCTGA
- a CDS encoding sulfatase-like hydrolase/transferase — MRLTCLFWLACGWTFPMVGSVIHGFAEETPRLPAKRPNILLILCDDLGYADVGFNAAHFGVQTDVVTPHLDQLANEGVMFTQAYVSHPFCGPSRMALLSGRMPHCFGGQKNLPNESLDLLDYNDKGIPETEVLISSVLQQAGYRTGGVGKWHLGCKRPYHPNQRGFDQFYGFLGGGHLYYPSVSDKIEPKVNDYQYLLERNGQSIESPEGAYLTDTLTDEAVEFIASNDADQPFFLYLAYNAPHSPLQGKTEDLKALFPDHEPSNPGNGVDFRDYDKRQNYVAMMYAVDRGVLRLKQTLKDPNQDGDSSDSIAADTLIVFLSDNGGKILQAANNAPLKDDKGSTHEGGIRVPMLIVWPGHLEPGTVFPHPVTALDFYPTFAGLADAAVPVGKVLDGNDVWQDLTSGNNPHAHDTLFWLRHHGGGNEVAIRNGDWKAYRKQFGKWQVHNVVEDAAESNDLASTNREFLKRRVHEGADWSKTLVSPEWHDTAAGRKSWIENGMPKFEQTFQLR; from the coding sequence ATGCGTCTCACCTGTTTGTTTTGGTTGGCCTGTGGGTGGACGTTCCCCATGGTGGGATCCGTCATCCATGGTTTCGCCGAAGAAACGCCGCGTTTACCAGCGAAGCGTCCCAACATCCTGTTGATCCTTTGCGATGACCTGGGATACGCGGATGTGGGGTTCAACGCGGCGCACTTTGGCGTGCAGACCGATGTTGTGACTCCCCATCTGGACCAATTAGCGAACGAGGGGGTGATGTTCACTCAGGCGTATGTGTCGCATCCATTTTGTGGTCCGAGCCGGATGGCATTGCTGTCGGGACGGATGCCACATTGTTTTGGTGGGCAGAAGAACCTGCCAAATGAATCCCTCGATCTGTTGGATTACAACGACAAGGGCATTCCTGAAACGGAGGTGTTGATCAGTTCCGTTCTGCAGCAGGCCGGGTATCGCACTGGGGGTGTGGGCAAATGGCACCTTGGTTGCAAGAGACCGTATCACCCCAACCAACGCGGGTTTGACCAATTCTATGGTTTCTTGGGAGGCGGTCATTTGTACTACCCGTCGGTGTCGGACAAGATCGAACCGAAGGTGAATGACTACCAGTATCTCTTGGAACGAAATGGGCAGTCGATCGAGTCGCCGGAAGGTGCCTACCTGACTGACACGTTGACCGACGAAGCCGTCGAATTCATCGCAAGCAATGACGCCGATCAGCCGTTCTTTTTGTACTTGGCATACAACGCACCGCATTCACCACTGCAAGGAAAGACGGAGGACCTCAAGGCGTTGTTTCCTGATCACGAACCGTCCAACCCTGGCAACGGAGTGGATTTTCGAGATTACGACAAACGCCAGAACTATGTTGCCATGATGTACGCAGTCGATCGTGGGGTGTTGCGTCTGAAGCAGACCTTGAAGGACCCCAACCAGGACGGCGATTCAAGTGATTCCATCGCGGCGGACACGCTGATCGTCTTCCTCAGCGACAACGGCGGCAAGATTCTACAAGCGGCCAACAACGCTCCGTTGAAAGACGACAAAGGCTCCACGCACGAAGGAGGAATTCGCGTGCCGATGTTGATCGTTTGGCCGGGGCACTTGGAACCGGGAACCGTGTTTCCACATCCCGTGACGGCACTGGATTTCTACCCGACTTTTGCGGGCTTGGCGGACGCTGCCGTTCCAGTTGGCAAGGTTCTGGACGGCAACGATGTTTGGCAGGACCTGACGTCCGGCAACAATCCGCATGCTCACGACACTCTGTTTTGGCTGCGGCATCACGGCGGAGGCAATGAGGTCGCGATCCGAAACGGTGATTGGAAAGCGTACCGAAAGCAGTTTGGAAAGTGGCAGGTCCACAATGTTGTCGAAGATGCGGCTGAGTCCAACGACCTGGCATCAACCAACCGTGAGTTCTTGAAACGCCGGGTCCACGAGGGAGCCGATTGGAGCAAGACGCTTGTCTCACCGGAGTGGCATGACACGGCGGCGGGGCGGAAGAGCTGGATCGAGAATGGAATGCCAAAGTTCGAGCAGACGTTCCAATTGCGTTGA
- a CDS encoding Gfo/Idh/MocA family protein encodes MERRSFLAASAAAATVAATHAKSASADESRRPRRVALIGCGWYGKCDLLQLLNIEPVEVVSLCDVDQVLLDECADLIATRQKSGKRPETFANYEDLLAKKNADIVLIATPDHWHALAMIAAVESGADVYVQKPTGVDTLESKAMLDAARRTGRVVQVGTQRRSTPHLIDAKKNVVDAGLLGNVAFAEVCCYYHMRANKNPPAIDPPPHFDYEAWTGPAPIRPYTELTHPRKWRAFMEYGNGIVGDMCVHMLDLVRWQLDLGWPKRISSVGGIMVQKDSLANITDTQTATFDFDDLDVVWTHRSWGSAPDPEYPWAAKIYGDKGTLKLSVNKFEFEPRGGGKKISGEALIETDQYPTDVTDKEKWSLELHVASAIRGHMRDFLNAIDNRTKPVADIEQGHISSASCFMANVAMDLGRTLEFDPETHTIVGDEEATLALKRTYRAPYQHPADRA; translated from the coding sequence ATGGAACGTCGCTCCTTTTTAGCAGCCAGCGCTGCCGCTGCCACCGTTGCTGCCACCCACGCCAAGTCGGCTTCGGCCGATGAAAGTCGCCGACCTCGACGCGTCGCGTTGATCGGATGCGGTTGGTATGGCAAATGCGATTTGCTGCAGTTGCTCAACATCGAGCCGGTGGAAGTGGTTTCGCTTTGCGACGTGGATCAAGTGTTGCTCGATGAGTGTGCGGACCTGATCGCCACCCGGCAGAAGTCGGGCAAGCGACCGGAAACTTTCGCAAACTACGAGGACCTGCTTGCCAAGAAGAATGCCGACATCGTGTTGATCGCCACTCCCGATCACTGGCACGCTTTGGCGATGATCGCCGCGGTTGAATCAGGGGCAGACGTCTACGTGCAGAAACCAACCGGCGTCGACACGTTGGAAAGCAAAGCGATGTTGGATGCGGCTCGGCGAACCGGGCGGGTCGTGCAAGTTGGAACTCAACGTCGCAGCACGCCGCACTTGATCGATGCCAAGAAGAACGTCGTCGACGCGGGTTTGTTGGGCAACGTCGCATTCGCGGAGGTGTGTTGTTACTACCACATGCGAGCGAACAAGAATCCACCGGCGATCGATCCGCCACCCCATTTTGACTACGAAGCTTGGACGGGACCCGCGCCGATTCGTCCCTACACGGAATTGACTCACCCGCGGAAGTGGCGAGCGTTCATGGAATACGGGAACGGCATTGTCGGGGACATGTGTGTGCACATGCTGGATCTGGTGCGCTGGCAATTGGATTTGGGATGGCCCAAACGCATCAGCAGTGTGGGCGGGATCATGGTTCAAAAGGATTCACTCGCCAACATCACCGACACCCAAACCGCAACGTTTGACTTCGATGACTTGGACGTGGTTTGGACACACCGAAGTTGGGGCAGTGCTCCGGACCCAGAGTATCCCTGGGCCGCCAAAATCTATGGTGACAAAGGGACTCTGAAGCTGAGTGTGAACAAGTTCGAATTCGAACCACGCGGCGGTGGCAAGAAGATTTCTGGTGAAGCCTTGATCGAGACGGATCAGTACCCCACCGATGTCACCGACAAAGAAAAGTGGTCGTTGGAGTTGCACGTTGCCTCCGCCATCCGCGGTCACATGCGTGACTTTTTGAACGCGATCGACAACCGCACGAAACCAGTCGCCGACATCGAGCAGGGGCACATCAGCAGCGCGTCGTGCTTCATGGCGAATGTGGCCATGGACCTTGGTCGTACCCTGGAGTTTGATCCGGAGACGCACACCATCGTGGGAGACGAGGAAGCCACGCTGGCACTCAAGCGAACCTACCGGGCTCCGTACCAGCATCCGGCTGATCGAGCGTAA
- a CDS encoding M50 family metallopeptidase has protein sequence MNSRETNSESAAPSPIPAAAKELIATAFHEAGHAVMALAVGRSVQKVTIAPGKLQFGGSRLGTCEIKKGRSKGSKDQLEDDVLVLLAGMVSEARFTGVYCQAGASQDLRDVSARLCTRAASQRQHETLLKRMLAKTEHILHDDANLDAIQAITKELLEKTTISGRAVKHHFEMAQRRHA, from the coding sequence ATGAATTCTCGCGAAACCAACTCTGAATCGGCGGCCCCCAGCCCCATCCCGGCGGCCGCCAAGGAACTCATCGCGACCGCATTCCATGAAGCCGGTCATGCTGTGATGGCGCTCGCGGTCGGCCGCAGCGTGCAAAAAGTCACGATCGCTCCCGGCAAATTGCAATTCGGCGGCTCGCGGCTGGGCACGTGCGAGATCAAAAAAGGCCGCTCCAAAGGCAGCAAGGACCAACTCGAAGATGACGTTTTGGTGTTGCTGGCGGGAATGGTGTCCGAGGCTCGCTTCACCGGTGTCTACTGCCAAGCTGGAGCCTCCCAGGATCTTCGCGACGTGTCGGCTCGCTTGTGCACACGGGCCGCATCGCAACGCCAGCACGAAACCTTGCTCAAACGCATGCTCGCGAAAACCGAACACATCCTCCACGACGACGCCAACCTTGACGCCATCCAGGCGATCACGAAAGAGCTGCTGGAAAAGACCACCATCAGCGGCCGCGCCGTGAAACACCATTTTGAGATGGCACAACGTCGGCACGCTTGA
- a CDS encoding Gfo/Idh/MocA family protein, producing MSASDDTSPQPRVRILCVGAGNMGRSHALAYQAIDGFEIVGICTRSKESGAKLNEELGSDYPTYQDFDEALQATQPDAVCVSTWPDTHARFVTTALEAGCHVFVEKPLADSVEAAESIVASALATNRKVVVGYILRHHPSWNRFIEIAHTLGKPLVMRMNLNQSSSGATWETHKRLMSTVSPIVDCGVHYVDVMCQMTGSRPVRVSGIGARLTDELPEGMVNYGQLQVTFEDGSVGWYEAGWGPMMSETAFFVKDVVGPKGSVSIVAESASSTGQSDNVDAHTKTESIRLHHGKLNAEGNFARDDEWIHLEDEPDHDGLCHREQQFFLDAIQQDNDLTAHLQDAVNSMKIVAAADESFRTGKTIELQSQEAVGSEGL from the coding sequence ATGAGTGCGTCCGACGACACCTCCCCCCAACCACGCGTCCGCATTCTGTGCGTGGGCGCCGGCAACATGGGACGATCTCATGCGTTGGCGTACCAAGCCATCGACGGCTTCGAGATCGTTGGCATTTGCACGCGATCCAAAGAATCGGGAGCCAAACTGAACGAAGAACTTGGCAGCGACTACCCCACTTACCAAGACTTCGACGAAGCGCTGCAGGCGACTCAGCCGGATGCGGTTTGCGTTTCCACTTGGCCCGACACGCACGCTCGCTTCGTGACGACTGCCTTGGAAGCCGGTTGCCACGTCTTTGTCGAGAAACCGCTCGCTGATTCGGTGGAGGCCGCCGAATCCATCGTGGCCTCGGCCTTGGCAACCAACCGCAAAGTGGTGGTCGGATACATTCTGCGACATCATCCAAGTTGGAACCGGTTCATCGAAATCGCTCACACTCTGGGCAAGCCCCTGGTGATGCGGATGAACCTCAATCAGTCTTCCTCCGGTGCAACCTGGGAAACTCACAAACGGCTGATGTCAACCGTTTCCCCGATCGTGGACTGTGGCGTGCACTACGTCGATGTCATGTGCCAAATGACCGGTTCACGACCAGTCCGTGTTTCCGGAATTGGTGCCCGTCTGACCGACGAACTCCCGGAGGGAATGGTCAACTACGGCCAATTGCAGGTCACGTTCGAAGACGGTTCGGTCGGTTGGTACGAAGCCGGTTGGGGCCCCATGATGAGCGAGACCGCATTCTTCGTGAAAGACGTGGTCGGACCGAAGGGCTCCGTCTCAATCGTTGCGGAATCCGCTTCGTCGACGGGACAGAGCGACAACGTGGACGCTCACACCAAAACCGAATCGATCCGCCTGCACCACGGCAAACTCAACGCCGAAGGCAACTTTGCCCGCGACGACGAATGGATCCATTTGGAAGATGAACCCGACCACGATGGACTATGCCATCGCGAACAACAATTCTTCTTGGATGCAATTCAACAAGACAACGATCTGACGGCCCATCTTCAAGATGCGGTCAACTCGATGAAAATTGTCGCTGCGGCGGATGAGTCCTTCCGCACCGGCAAAACAATCGAACTGCAAAGCCAAGAAGCAGTCGGCAGCGAAGGTCTTTAA
- a CDS encoding VOC family protein, translated as MSSPHELINYVEIPAKDLAATKAFFEACFNWKFTDYGPEYTAFDKAAGLDGGFYQSEKSSTTVNGAALVVFHSNDLEATQAKVQACGGQVVQEIFAFPGGRRFHFTEPSGNEFAVWSDKEPV; from the coding sequence ATGTCCAGCCCACACGAACTGATCAACTACGTGGAGATCCCTGCCAAGGATCTTGCCGCGACCAAAGCCTTCTTCGAAGCCTGCTTCAATTGGAAGTTCACCGACTATGGGCCGGAGTACACCGCCTTCGACAAAGCGGCGGGCCTGGACGGCGGATTCTACCAATCGGAGAAGTCATCCACGACCGTGAATGGTGCTGCGTTGGTCGTGTTCCACAGCAATGACTTGGAGGCCACGCAGGCAAAGGTCCAAGCCTGCGGCGGCCAGGTCGTCCAAGAGATCTTCGCGTTTCCCGGCGGTCGCCGCTTTCACTTCACAGAACCATCCGGCAACGAATTCGCCGTTTGGTCGGACAAAGAACCGGTCTGA
- a CDS encoding PVC-type heme-binding CxxCH protein: MKSIKRISPTSSIVVSLFLLLAMGFRIAVAEEDYAGELPRVPATPPSETLADFQIAAGFQIELIASEPLVTSPVAMEWDADGSLFVCEMRGYSEDRDEGISRISHLVDTDQDGTYDTSTIFAEGLLWPTGLFPWNGGLFVGDAPNLYYFRDTDGDGKADQSETVLTGFGTSNVQGLMNSFRWGLDNRIHIACSSTGGMIRRPEQPESDAINVRGRDIALDPRTGEFELTSGAAQHGMCFDNWGRKFVSSNSDHLQQVMYEDRYVGRNPLLQPASARISIAEDGPQAEVFRTSPVEPWRIVRTRLRVSGKARGPIEGGGRAAGYFTGATGVTIVRGDAWPNSFQGMAIIGDVGSNLIHRKQLHPDGLKWIGKRVDPNSELVTSTDIWFRPAQFANAPDGTLHIIDVCREVIEHPKSLPAEIKQHLDLTSGRDRGRLYRLVPDDYSHRPTPNLLAATDAELVEFLAHPNAWQRETAGRLLIERQSQATQPLRQLASESESPLGRLHALAVLDGLGQLNSATILPRLSDPIPELRRFAIQLAEHVEPNEKLRKKLQTLSADPSIEVRYQLAFTIGSIPGLDKTETLAAIIRQNPTDRWMQTAVQSSVGTGAGKLFAALLAPPVDARLEGFLTRLAAQINQQDDQTEIQLALAAVSNLSSSDGGFALPILGQLLQSRTRSGSVLHRLAASGELAKVDETMQQMLASLEQLAVNDSASIHARVAAIANLRYASLERVSEILPSLIDSRQPIEVQRAAMTTWGRFDSDEITTTLLDQWSGLSPSLRETASEILFSRPDRLKTLLHAIVAGDIPISEVSRSRLQVASKSSDSAIRQLATGLLESSGSKNREEVVQAYQVALQKEGDVHRGRQLFTAQCANCHRLEDRGHEIGPNLATVKARGADFILTNVLDPNREVNPQYLNYVALDLDGRTLTGMITDESATSITLQRAESAKDELLRVDIELLQSTGMSIMPEGLEEQLTPQAMADLISYLMQVE, from the coding sequence ATGAAGTCGATCAAACGCATCTCGCCAACAAGCAGCATCGTCGTCAGCCTGTTTCTCCTGCTGGCGATGGGATTTCGAATCGCTGTGGCAGAGGAGGACTACGCCGGGGAACTTCCTCGCGTCCCCGCCACCCCGCCTTCGGAAACACTGGCAGACTTCCAAATCGCCGCCGGATTTCAAATTGAATTGATTGCCAGCGAACCGTTGGTGACCAGCCCTGTGGCGATGGAATGGGACGCGGATGGTTCGCTGTTCGTCTGCGAAATGCGAGGCTACAGCGAAGATCGCGACGAGGGAATCTCGCGAATATCTCACTTGGTTGATACAGACCAAGACGGGACCTACGACACCAGCACCATTTTCGCCGAGGGCCTCCTGTGGCCGACGGGTTTGTTCCCTTGGAACGGTGGGCTGTTCGTCGGCGACGCACCCAACCTGTACTACTTTCGTGACACCGACGGCGACGGCAAAGCAGATCAAAGCGAAACTGTCTTGACCGGATTTGGCACGTCCAATGTCCAAGGCCTCATGAACTCATTCCGATGGGGACTCGACAACCGCATTCACATCGCTTGCAGCAGCACCGGCGGAATGATCCGGCGTCCCGAGCAACCAGAATCGGACGCCATCAATGTTCGCGGCCGCGACATCGCTCTGGACCCTCGCACCGGTGAATTCGAATTGACCAGCGGTGCCGCCCAACACGGGATGTGCTTCGACAATTGGGGACGCAAGTTCGTTTCCTCCAACAGTGATCATCTTCAGCAAGTCATGTATGAGGATCGCTACGTCGGTCGCAACCCGTTGCTGCAACCTGCGTCCGCAAGAATTTCGATCGCCGAAGATGGACCGCAAGCCGAAGTGTTTCGAACCAGCCCCGTGGAACCCTGGCGGATCGTGCGGACGCGTTTGCGAGTCAGCGGCAAAGCTCGGGGGCCCATTGAAGGTGGCGGTCGCGCCGCGGGTTACTTCACCGGCGCCACCGGCGTGACCATCGTGCGGGGCGACGCCTGGCCGAATTCGTTCCAAGGCATGGCGATCATTGGTGACGTTGGCAGCAACTTGATTCACCGCAAACAACTCCATCCCGATGGGCTGAAGTGGATCGGAAAACGAGTCGACCCCAACAGTGAACTCGTCACCTCCACCGACATCTGGTTCCGCCCTGCCCAGTTTGCCAACGCACCTGACGGAACGCTGCACATCATCGATGTTTGCCGCGAAGTCATCGAACACCCCAAGAGTCTGCCTGCCGAGATCAAGCAACACTTGGACCTGACCTCGGGACGTGACCGAGGTCGCTTGTACCGTCTGGTTCCTGATGACTACTCACACCGACCCACGCCGAATTTGCTTGCTGCAACGGATGCAGAACTCGTTGAATTCCTGGCTCACCCCAATGCCTGGCAGCGAGAAACGGCGGGGCGTTTGCTGATTGAGCGACAATCCCAAGCCACTCAACCACTTCGTCAATTGGCATCTGAATCGGAATCCCCCCTGGGTCGCTTGCACGCCTTGGCCGTGCTGGATGGTCTCGGACAACTGAACTCCGCAACCATTCTTCCGAGACTCTCGGATCCAATCCCTGAGCTACGCCGATTCGCGATCCAATTGGCTGAACACGTCGAACCCAATGAGAAACTTCGAAAGAAGTTGCAGACGCTTTCCGCCGATCCATCCATCGAGGTTCGCTATCAACTGGCCTTCACGATTGGCTCCATCCCGGGGCTCGACAAAACGGAAACCTTGGCGGCAATCATTCGCCAAAACCCCACCGATCGGTGGATGCAAACAGCGGTGCAGAGCTCCGTCGGCACGGGAGCTGGCAAGCTCTTTGCAGCCTTGCTCGCGCCACCGGTTGACGCTCGTCTGGAGGGCTTCCTAACTCGTCTTGCCGCTCAGATCAACCAACAAGACGACCAGACCGAGATCCAACTCGCGCTCGCCGCGGTCTCGAATCTCTCCTCCTCCGATGGCGGCTTCGCTCTTCCTATCCTGGGTCAATTGCTGCAGTCGCGCACTCGCTCCGGCAGCGTCCTGCACCGGCTTGCTGCGTCAGGCGAGCTGGCCAAGGTCGATGAAACCATGCAGCAGATGCTTGCGTCATTGGAACAGTTGGCAGTGAATGATTCCGCGTCCATCCATGCCCGTGTGGCCGCCATTGCAAACCTACGCTATGCGAGTCTCGAGCGCGTCTCGGAGATTCTGCCGTCATTGATCGACAGTCGCCAACCCATCGAAGTCCAACGCGCAGCGATGACCACCTGGGGACGCTTCGATTCCGATGAAATCACGACAACACTGCTGGATCAATGGAGCGGCCTCAGTCCGAGCCTTCGCGAAACGGCCAGCGAGATTCTGTTCTCACGGCCGGATCGCTTGAAGACCTTGCTCCATGCAATTGTTGCTGGAGACATTCCTATCAGCGAAGTCTCCCGCTCCCGTTTGCAGGTGGCCTCGAAATCCAGCGACTCAGCGATTCGCCAACTGGCGACTGGGCTGCTGGAATCCAGTGGCTCCAAGAATCGCGAAGAAGTCGTTCAGGCCTACCAAGTGGCGTTGCAAAAAGAAGGCGACGTGCATCGAGGAAGACAACTCTTCACCGCCCAATGTGCCAACTGTCACCGACTCGAAGATCGCGGTCATGAGATTGGTCCCAACCTGGCCACCGTGAAAGCTCGGGGGGCAGACTTCATCCTCACCAATGTGTTGGATCCCAACCGCGAAGTGAATCCGCAGTACCTGAACTACGTCGCACTCGATCTGGATGGACGAACTCTGACTGGCATGATCACGGATGAATCCGCGACTTCGATCACGCTGCAGCGGGCAGAATCCGCCAAAGACGAATTGCTTCGTGTCGACATCGAGCTTCTTCAAAGCACCGGCATGTCCATCATGCCCGAAGGTTTGGAGGAACAATTGACCCCGCAAGCGATGGCGGACCTGATTTCGTATTTGATGCAGGTCGAATGA